Proteins co-encoded in one Myripristis murdjan chromosome 4, fMyrMur1.1, whole genome shotgun sequence genomic window:
- the ntmt2 gene encoding N-terminal Xaa-Pro-Lys N-methyltransferase 2, with product MDISITDDSCSSSLNVQYKAAHQAFRDRWKETDDTMCRHSMSFHLHHTLRNEFFASYLYLLEQIPLVKLFPVTCEYIKGEKQFYYRAQQFYEDVPASEEGMMGDYVEISNIDLEGSRQFLKRFVGPGKAGTNCALDCGCGIGRVTKGVLLPMFEKMEMADMMEHFLLHAHEEYLGEDADRIETYYCYNLQEFTPPAKKYDVIWMQWVACHLTDKDLLNFLMRCKKSLRPNGVIIIKDNMARQGCKLDPIDSSIIRHLDIMRSIISKAGLEVLAVEKQDGFPDAIVPVWMIAMK from the exons ATGGATATTTCAATTACAGATGACAGTTGTAGTTCATCGCTCAACGTCCAGTACAAGGCTGCTCACCAAGCGTTCAGGGATCGCTGGAAGGAGACAGATGACACCATGTGTCGCCACAGTATGTCCTTCCATCTGCACCATACGTTGAGGAATGAGTTCTTTGCCAGCTACCTCTATCTGTTGGAGCAGATACCCCTGG TTAAGCTTTTTCCTGTCACCTGTGAGTACATCAAAGGCGAGAAACAGTTCTACTACCGGGCTCAACAGTTCTACGAGGACGTCCCAGCGTCAGAGGAGGGCATGATGGGAGATTATGTGGAAATCTCCAACATTGATCTAGAAGGCTCCAGACAGTTTCTGAAGAGGTTTGTG GGTCCTGGTAAGGCTGGTACGAATTGTGCGCTGGACTGTGGTTGTGGGATCGGCCGTGTGACAAAAGGTGTCCTTCTGCCCATGTTTGAGAAAATGGAGATGGCAGACATGATGGAGCACTTTCTGCTCCATGCGCACGAGGAGTACTTGGGTGAAGACGCTGACCGCATAGAGACGTACTACTGCTACAACCTGCAAGAATTCACACCTCCAGCCAAGAAGTACGACGTCATCTGGATGCAGTGGGTTGCAT GCCACCTAACAGACAAGGACCTCCTGAACTTCCTGATGCGCTGTAAGAAGAGCCTCCGCCCAAATGGAGTAATCATCATCAAGGACAATATGGCGCGGCAGGGCTGCAAACTGGACCCCATTGACAGCAGCATCATCCGCCACCTGGACATCATGCGGAGCATCATCTCCAAGGCCGGCTTGGAAGTCCTGGCTGTTGAGAAGCAGGATGGATTCCCTGACGCCATTGTCCCCGTTTGGATGATTGCTATGAAATAG